A portion of the Pedobacter cryoconitis genome contains these proteins:
- a CDS encoding SAM-dependent methyltransferase, with translation MKKGVLFLIPVPLAENAAAKSFTPYLIDTINAIDTYIVENEKTARKSLKEAGLKIPQSDLTIHDYGKHKRNDSMVPYFKELMTGKDVGLMSEAGCPGVADPGAEIVSEAHKRGIKVVPLVGPNSLLLALMSSGFNGQSFTFHGYLPIDKVERVKKIKELEQLAEKNKQTQLFIETPFRNNHLYEDIIKNTAANTLLCVASNITGEDEYIRTQSIGQWRQEKIDLHKKPTIFLIYR, from the coding sequence ATGAAGAAAGGTGTATTATTCCTGATTCCTGTACCATTGGCAGAAAATGCCGCTGCAAAGTCATTCACTCCATATCTGATCGATACGATCAACGCAATTGATACTTATATCGTTGAGAATGAAAAAACTGCAAGGAAATCTTTAAAAGAGGCAGGCTTAAAAATTCCACAGAGCGATTTAACCATTCATGATTATGGTAAACATAAGAGGAATGACTCTATGGTCCCTTATTTTAAAGAATTAATGACAGGGAAAGATGTTGGTCTGATGAGCGAAGCAGGCTGTCCTGGAGTAGCTGATCCAGGTGCTGAAATCGTATCTGAAGCACATAAACGTGGAATTAAGGTGGTGCCTCTTGTAGGCCCTAATTCATTACTGCTAGCGCTGATGTCTTCTGGATTTAACGGACAAAGCTTTACTTTTCATGGGTATTTACCTATTGATAAAGTAGAAAGAGTAAAGAAGATAAAAGAGCTGGAGCAATTGGCTGAGAAAAATAAACAAACTCAGCTGTTTATTGAAACCCCTTTCAGAAACAATCACTTATATGAAGATATTATAAAAAATACAGCAGCAAACACTTTGCTATGTGTAGCAAGTAATATCACAGGCGAAGATGAATATATCAGAACCCAAAGCATAGGTCAATGGCGTCAGGAGAAGATAGACCTTCATAAAAAACCGACTATATTCTTAATCTATCGTTAA